In Corynebacterium guangdongense, one DNA window encodes the following:
- a CDS encoding DUF2020 domain-containing protein, giving the protein MLLSLPTGTGNPRRPALSGPVLALLLTGATACSPATPTVATVTTTAEAPASVASAASGVDKPALPPETHPEAPAGKRSWQECPYLDTAWVEQTNGQRVTAVGLDDRFPTPACVYWSYPEAPQLQVLVRTLPDQDTAIAVVDHFAPVDSTELAELPGGWTGGRGPTPGGAVFAVFRDTVAVVVLTNQGQSFKAEQVARETIANLGF; this is encoded by the coding sequence ATGCTGCTCAGCCTACCCACCGGCACCGGGAATCCCCGACGCCCTGCGCTGTCGGGTCCGGTGCTGGCTCTGCTGCTGACGGGTGCGACGGCATGCTCCCCGGCCACCCCCACCGTCGCCACCGTCACCACCACTGCGGAAGCCCCCGCGTCCGTAGCGTCGGCAGCGTCGGGCGTCGACAAGCCCGCTCTTCCCCCGGAAACGCACCCGGAGGCTCCCGCGGGTAAGCGGAGCTGGCAGGAGTGCCCCTACCTGGACACCGCGTGGGTGGAGCAGACCAACGGGCAACGGGTCACCGCGGTCGGCCTCGACGATCGCTTCCCGACGCCCGCCTGCGTCTACTGGTCCTACCCGGAGGCGCCCCAGCTGCAGGTCCTGGTTCGCACGCTGCCCGATCAGGACACCGCCATCGCCGTGGTGGATCACTTCGCCCCGGTCGACTCCACCGAACTGGCTGAATTGCCGGGCGGCTGGACCGGCGGCCGCGGGCCCACCCCCGGCGGCGCGGTCTTCGCGGTGTTCCGGGACACCGTGGCCGTCGTCGTGCTGACGAACCAGGGGCAGTCCTTCAAGGCCGAGCAGGTGGCGAGAGAGACCATCGCCAACCTGGGCTTCTAG
- a CDS encoding class E sortase: protein MSGSDQDPRRRRRPRPGQVVGELFLTLGVLLLLFAFYEAFWTNIASGRMQDETNRALEERWSGAGPGYVNPRGPGTPEPGDAFARIYVPAFGSDWSFALLEGSDDQTLLAGPGRYTDTQLPGQAGNFALAGHRVGMGAPFNDLGELEACDAVVVETQTSWITYRVLPTGVAGGDRAAAATACFTPEQTRKITEGVYAHVEGLHVTLPTDVGVLSPVPNSDVAAGADGLEQLITLTTCHPQFSNAERLIVHAMAVESQPKTGGARPAALDER, encoded by the coding sequence ATGAGCGGCAGTGATCAGGACCCCCGACGCCGCCGGCGCCCGCGGCCGGGGCAGGTTGTCGGTGAGCTCTTTCTCACCCTCGGCGTCCTGCTGCTGCTGTTCGCGTTCTACGAGGCGTTCTGGACGAACATCGCCTCCGGCCGGATGCAGGACGAGACCAACCGGGCGCTCGAGGAGCGCTGGTCCGGGGCGGGGCCCGGTTACGTCAATCCGCGCGGCCCGGGCACGCCCGAGCCCGGGGACGCCTTCGCCCGCATCTACGTGCCCGCCTTCGGCTCCGACTGGAGTTTTGCGCTGCTGGAGGGCTCCGACGACCAGACGCTGCTGGCGGGGCCGGGGCGCTACACCGACACCCAGTTGCCCGGGCAGGCCGGGAACTTCGCGCTGGCCGGACACCGTGTCGGCATGGGCGCACCGTTCAACGACCTGGGGGAACTCGAGGCCTGCGACGCGGTCGTCGTGGAGACGCAAACCTCCTGGATCACCTATCGGGTCCTGCCGACGGGCGTGGCGGGCGGGGACCGGGCCGCGGCGGCCACCGCCTGTTTCACCCCGGAGCAGACGCGGAAGATCACCGAGGGGGTCTACGCCCACGTCGAGGGACTCCACGTCACCCTGCCCACCGACGTCGGTGTCCTGTCTCCGGTTCCGAACTCGGATGTGGCGGCGGGGGCCGATGGCCTCGAACAGCTGATCACGTTGACCACCTGCCACCCCCAGTTCTCCAACGCGGAGCGCCTGATTGTCCACGCGATGGCCGTGGAGTCCCAGCCCAAGACCGGAGGCGCACGACCGGCCGCCCTGGATGAGAGGTAA
- the yidC gene encoding membrane protein insertase YidC, with product MLEMFVYPVSVVMKLWHLLLHNLFGMEATGAWIVSIFGLIVTVRALIAPMTWMQKRSGRRSVLMRPELAALQERYGSSTDPQELLTYRKEQKALFAKYDHNIAAGCVPPLIQIPVFLGLYRLLLWLGRPESHESGSGAVGVLSAEDVAQFQEARFLDVPVAAYVAMPAERLASLGTTAEAVRDLVLPLLIAAVVFTALNMLIALATNWQTMNWASTASRRLFWLLIVLAVLTPALLLWIGLYGPIPLALVLYWFANNLWTLGQNVLMTWQLERRHPESDEHRAKRRADREALLSTRRQAREEKAALKRRRREIRRAPRGEAKTLRAQLAEEKRAAAEAAAKAKEEAQERRRAQRQARLTVRRQLQAEKKQRKQAPAPESGSDSAGQIE from the coding sequence ATGTTGGAAATGTTCGTCTATCCCGTCTCCGTGGTGATGAAGCTGTGGCATCTTCTACTCCACAACCTCTTCGGGATGGAGGCCACCGGCGCCTGGATCGTCTCCATCTTCGGCCTCATCGTCACTGTCCGCGCACTCATCGCGCCGATGACGTGGATGCAGAAGCGCTCCGGCCGGCGCAGCGTGCTCATGCGGCCCGAACTGGCCGCGCTGCAGGAGAGGTACGGCAGCTCGACCGATCCGCAGGAGCTCCTGACCTACCGGAAGGAGCAGAAGGCGCTGTTCGCGAAGTACGACCACAACATCGCCGCCGGTTGCGTCCCACCCCTGATTCAGATCCCGGTTTTCCTGGGCCTCTATCGGCTGCTGCTCTGGCTGGGTCGGCCGGAGTCCCACGAGTCCGGTTCCGGCGCGGTCGGCGTCCTCAGCGCCGAGGATGTGGCCCAGTTTCAGGAGGCCCGGTTCCTCGACGTGCCCGTCGCCGCCTACGTCGCCATGCCGGCGGAGCGCCTCGCCTCCCTGGGCACCACCGCCGAGGCCGTCAGGGACCTGGTGCTGCCGCTGCTGATCGCCGCCGTAGTTTTCACGGCGCTGAACATGCTCATCGCCCTGGCCACCAACTGGCAGACCATGAACTGGGCCTCCACTGCGTCCCGGCGGCTGTTCTGGTTGCTCATCGTGCTCGCCGTGCTGACCCCCGCCCTGCTGCTGTGGATCGGTCTCTACGGCCCGATTCCGCTCGCCCTGGTCCTCTACTGGTTCGCCAACAACCTCTGGACTCTGGGCCAGAACGTCCTCATGACCTGGCAGCTCGAACGCCGGCATCCGGAATCCGACGAGCACCGGGCGAAACGACGCGCTGACCGCGAGGCACTCCTGTCCACCCGTCGCCAGGCCAGGGAGGAGAAGGCGGCGCTCAAGCGGCGCCGCCGCGAGATTCGTCGCGCGCCCCGCGGGGAGGCGAAGACTCTGCGTGCGCAGCTCGCCGAGGAGAAACGCGCTGCCGCGGAGGCCGCCGCCAAGGCCAAGGAGGAGGCGCAGGAGCGTCGCCGGGCGCAGCGCCAGGCCCGGCTGACGGTGCGACGACAGCTGCAGGCCGAGAAGAAGCAGCGGAAGCAGGCCCCGGCACCGGAATCCGGCTCGGACTCAGCCGGTCAGATCGAGTAG
- a CDS encoding TetR/AcrR family transcriptional regulator: protein MAQPTAKKKTGTTTSRRRNRPSPRQRLLDSATQLFTGEGIRVIGIDRILREADVAKASLYSLFGSKDALVVAYIEDLDKKYREAWTERAALANSTDEKILAFFDMAIEMEPEQNFRGSHFLNAANEYPKPDTESEEDIVEACLRHRKWMHETMTTLLTAKNGYPSGTQANQLLIFLDGGQAGARLMRDVSSLHTARDLAKHLLSEPPADYSI, encoded by the coding sequence GTGGCGCAGCCCACAGCCAAGAAGAAGACCGGCACCACCACCAGCCGTCGTCGCAACCGGCCCAGTCCCCGACAGCGGCTGCTGGATTCCGCGACGCAGCTGTTCACCGGTGAAGGTATCCGCGTCATCGGCATCGATCGCATTCTGCGTGAGGCGGACGTCGCCAAGGCGTCCCTGTACTCCCTGTTCGGCTCGAAGGACGCCCTTGTCGTCGCCTACATCGAGGATCTGGACAAGAAGTACCGTGAGGCCTGGACCGAGCGGGCAGCGCTGGCCAACAGCACCGACGAGAAGATTCTCGCGTTTTTCGACATGGCCATAGAGATGGAGCCGGAGCAGAATTTCCGCGGTTCGCACTTCCTCAACGCGGCCAATGAGTACCCCAAGCCCGACACCGAATCCGAGGAGGACATCGTCGAGGCATGTCTCCGGCACCGCAAGTGGATGCATGAGACCATGACGACGCTGCTCACCGCCAAGAACGGCTACCCCTCGGGTACGCAGGCCAATCAGCTGCTCATTTTCCTCGACGGCGGCCAGGCCGGGGCGCGGTTGATGCGTGACGTCAGTTCGCTGCACACTGCCCGTGACCTGGCGAAGCATCTGCTGTCCGAGCCGCCGGCGGACTACTCGATCTGA
- a CDS encoding GlsB/YeaQ/YmgE family stress response membrane protein, with amino-acid sequence MTLSLGFIGWIVIGGIAGWIASKIKGRDAQMGILANIIVGIVGGLIGGWILSIFFDVSEWGWFLSLLTAILGAVILLSIVNAVTGRRR; translated from the coding sequence ATGACTCTCTCCCTCGGCTTCATCGGCTGGATCGTTATCGGCGGCATCGCCGGCTGGATCGCCTCCAAGATCAAGGGGCGTGACGCCCAGATGGGCATTCTCGCGAATATCATCGTGGGTATCGTGGGCGGCCTGATCGGTGGCTGGATTCTCTCCATCTTCTTTGACGTCAGTGAATGGGGCTGGTTCCTCAGTCTCCTCACCGCGATTCTCGGTGCGGTGATTCTGCTCTCCATCGTCAACGCGGTCACCGGTCGCAGGCGTTAA
- a CDS encoding universal stress protein: MAKEDIVVVAVDGSPASNNAVRWAANTANKRGIDLQLAASYTMPQFLYAEGMVPPQELFDDLQAETMEKIEAARALAHEVAPEIRIGHTVAEGSPIDMLLEMSPNVTMIVMGSRGLGGLSGMVMGSVSAAVVSHAKCPVVVVREDNPVNETTKYGPIVVGVDGSDISQKATEYAFAEADARGAELVAVHTWMDMQVQSSLSGLTAAQQQWEEIEAEQVAMLSDRLQPLVAQYPNVQVKKVIARDRPVRALSEQADGAQLLVVGSHGRGGFKGMLIGSTSRALLQSAPCPMMVVRPESA; encoded by the coding sequence ATGGCCAAGGAAGATATCGTCGTCGTAGCGGTTGATGGATCGCCGGCATCGAATAACGCGGTGCGGTGGGCCGCCAACACCGCCAATAAGCGAGGCATCGATCTTCAGCTGGCGGCGAGCTACACCATGCCGCAGTTCCTCTACGCCGAGGGCATGGTTCCTCCGCAGGAACTCTTCGATGATCTGCAGGCCGAGACGATGGAGAAGATTGAGGCGGCCCGCGCCCTGGCGCACGAGGTGGCCCCCGAGATCCGCATCGGCCACACTGTCGCGGAGGGTTCCCCGATCGACATGCTGCTCGAGATGAGTCCGAACGTGACCATGATAGTCATGGGTTCTCGCGGTCTCGGCGGCCTCTCCGGCATGGTGATGGGCTCGGTTTCCGCCGCCGTCGTCTCCCACGCCAAGTGCCCGGTCGTGGTGGTTCGGGAGGACAACCCTGTCAACGAGACCACCAAGTACGGCCCGATCGTCGTCGGCGTCGACGGCTCTGACATCTCCCAGAAGGCCACTGAGTACGCTTTCGCCGAGGCGGACGCCCGCGGAGCCGAGCTCGTCGCGGTCCACACCTGGATGGACATGCAGGTCCAGTCCTCGCTGTCCGGCCTGACCGCCGCCCAGCAGCAGTGGGAGGAGATTGAGGCGGAGCAGGTGGCCATGCTCTCCGATCGTCTGCAGCCCCTGGTCGCCCAGTACCCCAACGTCCAGGTCAAGAAGGTCATCGCCCGGGACCGTCCGGTGCGGGCGCTCTCCGAGCAGGCCGATGGCGCTCAGCTGCTGGTCGTCGGTTCCCACGGCCGCGGCGGATTCAAGGGGATGCTCATCGGTTCGACCTCCCGTGCACTGCTGCAGTCCGCGCCGTGTCCGATGATGGTGGTCCGCCCGGAATCTGCGTAG
- a CDS encoding pseudouridine synthase produces the protein MGDRLIQRKVRREPLPIREGLNPTRARLPEDHVPISAWEWLTHLIDTQRHRHPEDDEAALQARFDAGEVVRATGVPLSPTSLLAPGQDVWFYRIPAPEEPVPGQIEILYEDENLLVVDKPHFLATMPRARHITETATVRMRRATGNNDLAPAHRLDRPTAGVLLFTKRREVRGAYQELFARREVSKVYEAIADFDDTLSFPVTWKDRMEKKPGELQARFTDGEINAITTVARVQMLDDAAQSALEAIHGPIRRQAVYELRPWSGRTHQLRMHMWKAGLPLLGDLVYPDVLPLDAEDLTAPMRLLARSLAFTDPLDGTDREFSTTRTWFH, from the coding sequence ATGGGAGACAGATTAATACAAAGAAAAGTCCGGCGTGAGCCCCTCCCGATTCGCGAGGGACTCAATCCCACCCGCGCCAGGCTGCCCGAGGACCATGTTCCCATCAGTGCCTGGGAGTGGCTCACGCACTTGATCGACACACAGCGCCACCGCCATCCCGAGGATGATGAGGCAGCCCTGCAGGCCCGTTTCGACGCCGGGGAAGTCGTTCGCGCCACCGGGGTTCCGCTGTCGCCGACCTCGCTGCTCGCCCCCGGGCAGGACGTGTGGTTCTACCGCATCCCGGCTCCAGAGGAGCCGGTCCCCGGCCAGATCGAGATCCTCTACGAGGACGAGAATCTACTCGTCGTGGACAAACCCCATTTCCTGGCCACCATGCCCCGGGCCCGCCACATCACCGAGACCGCGACTGTCCGCATGCGCCGGGCAACCGGCAACAACGATCTCGCGCCAGCACATCGCCTGGATCGCCCGACCGCGGGCGTGCTCCTCTTCACCAAGCGCCGGGAGGTCCGTGGCGCTTATCAGGAACTCTTCGCCAGGCGGGAAGTCAGCAAGGTTTACGAAGCCATCGCAGACTTCGACGACACCCTCTCCTTCCCGGTGACCTGGAAGGACCGCATGGAGAAGAAACCCGGCGAACTGCAGGCCCGCTTCACTGACGGTGAGATCAACGCCATTACCACCGTGGCGAGGGTACAGATGCTTGACGACGCCGCCCAGTCCGCTCTCGAGGCGATCCACGGCCCGATCAGGCGCCAGGCGGTCTACGAACTCCGTCCGTGGTCTGGTCGTACCCATCAGCTGCGGATGCACATGTGGAAGGCCGGCCTGCCCCTGCTCGGTGACCTGGTCTACCCCGACGTCCTGCCCCTCGACGCCGAGGACCTCACCGCCCCGATGCGGCTGCTGGCCCGCTCCCTGGCCTTCACCGACCCGCTGGACGGCACGGACCGGGAATTCTCCACGACCCGGACCTGGTTCCACTGA
- a CDS encoding GntR family transcriptional regulator, with translation MDNANQPLFRQIAALVEDSIVDGVLLAGGRAPSTNELADFHGINPATARKGLNLLTEIGVLEKRRGLGMFVTDSAVDLIRLRRQRAFAGDYLAPLVDEAVRLQLTRDQLHDLLDRVAESRGLYQ, from the coding sequence ATGGACAACGCCAACCAGCCGCTATTTCGCCAGATCGCCGCTCTCGTCGAAGATTCGATCGTTGACGGCGTCCTGCTTGCCGGCGGTCGCGCGCCGTCCACCAATGAATTAGCGGATTTTCACGGCATTAACCCGGCCACCGCCCGCAAGGGGCTCAACTTGCTGACCGAGATCGGGGTCCTGGAGAAGCGGCGGGGACTCGGCATGTTCGTCACCGACTCGGCGGTCGATCTCATCCGCCTCCGCCGCCAGCGCGCCTTCGCGGGCGACTATCTCGCCCCGCTCGTCGACGAAGCTGTCCGGCTTCAACTCACGCGCGATCAGCTACATGATTTGCTCGATCGCGTCGCGGAAAGCCGCGGGCTGTACCAATGA
- a CDS encoding NYN domain-containing protein has product MLERTVVFVDTSYLLASFYNSWETGARAQLEIDLPEVVAVLGNMITNQLNQPIHRQYWYDGIPDSGPHRYQRALRSCDGVHLRTGQLIEWGERRTQKGVDTRLVADMVVSACRGQVSDFVLVSGDADMIPGVQEAANNGVRVHLYGFGWDSMSSALRHACDTTTILDPREDFADSMQLQVLEGPLPPIIRDRPIDDAGAPEETGTTPIPDGAVHPPQPPKTARVEANAGHDNADPTDPAESTEGDEADGNAPAPGPVTPRSGVAKPGRARPTPGSLATAGVSPTPAVASTAPKEAEAGQPENYDDFEPSEMEAELAKHQPPAPSPSPARPSGGAPKPSMMAPRRKLRSRYVPLPEEVWSSAGFQTPFDVGQQYATWWYDNAASVDQRDQAHLLSGGGLPPEIDRPLLQFACETLHEYTLSENQRVNLRDGFHAGIRSVLINIRRG; this is encoded by the coding sequence ATGCTTGAACGCACAGTTGTCTTTGTCGACACCTCTTACCTGCTCGCGAGCTTTTATAACTCGTGGGAAACCGGGGCTCGTGCCCAGCTAGAAATCGATCTGCCCGAGGTCGTCGCCGTCCTGGGCAATATGATCACCAACCAGCTCAATCAACCCATCCACCGTCAGTACTGGTACGACGGCATTCCGGATTCCGGGCCGCACCGCTACCAGCGTGCCCTACGCTCCTGCGACGGCGTCCACTTGCGGACCGGCCAGCTCATCGAGTGGGGCGAGCGTCGCACTCAGAAGGGCGTCGACACTCGCCTTGTCGCCGACATGGTCGTGTCGGCCTGCCGTGGCCAGGTTTCCGATTTCGTTCTCGTGTCCGGCGACGCCGACATGATCCCGGGGGTGCAGGAGGCCGCCAACAACGGCGTTCGCGTGCATCTCTACGGCTTCGGCTGGGATTCGATGTCCTCCGCCCTCCGACACGCCTGCGATACGACCACCATCCTCGATCCTCGCGAGGATTTTGCCGATTCCATGCAGCTCCAGGTCCTCGAGGGGCCGCTGCCGCCGATCATCCGCGACCGTCCCATCGACGACGCGGGCGCCCCGGAGGAAACCGGAACCACCCCGATCCCGGACGGCGCCGTCCACCCCCCGCAGCCGCCGAAGACCGCTCGCGTCGAGGCGAATGCAGGACACGACAATGCCGACCCTACTGACCCTGCCGAAAGCACCGAGGGCGATGAGGCTGACGGCAACGCCCCGGCCCCGGGGCCGGTCACCCCGCGAAGTGGCGTCGCTAAGCCAGGTCGCGCCCGCCCGACTCCCGGTTCCCTCGCCACCGCGGGTGTCAGCCCGACACCCGCGGTGGCCTCGACTGCGCCGAAGGAGGCCGAGGCCGGCCAGCCGGAGAACTACGATGACTTCGAGCCCTCGGAAATGGAGGCCGAGCTGGCGAAACATCAGCCTCCGGCGCCGAGCCCAAGTCCGGCCCGCCCCTCCGGCGGTGCCCCGAAGCCCTCGATGATGGCGCCCCGGCGCAAGCTCCGTTCGCGTTACGTGCCGTTGCCCGAGGAGGTGTGGTCCTCCGCCGGATTTCAGACGCCCTTCGACGTCGGCCAGCAGTATGCGACCTGGTGGTACGACAATGCCGCGAGTGTCGACCAGCGCGACCAGGCCCACCTGCTCTCGGGTGGCGGACTGCCGCCGGAAATCGACCGTCCACTGCTGCAGTTCGCCTGCGAAACCCTCCACGAGTACACGCTCAGCGAAAATCAGCGCGTGAACCTCCGCGACGGGTTCCACGCCGGCATCCGTAGCGTGCTCATCAACATCCGCCGAGGCTAG
- a CDS encoding SDR family NAD(P)-dependent oxidoreductase, with the protein MTTFTGKVALVTGAGSGLGEATAKDLAAHGAKVIVADINLEGAGRVAEEITKAGGEAVAFRMDSASREDNRNVVEFAVEKYGALHLAVNNAGIGGKANKVGEMDLDDWDRVIAINLSGVAYGNRYQIEQFLKQDDPSQTAIVNIASIHGTVAAPGNSAYTAAKHGVVGLTKNAAAEYGDKGIRVNAVGPGYINTPLLANLPQEHYDALAAKHSLGRLGEAQEVASLVRYLLSEDASFITGSYHLVDGGYTAV; encoded by the coding sequence ATGACCACCTTCACAGGCAAAGTAGCTCTCGTCACCGGCGCCGGTTCCGGGCTCGGCGAAGCCACCGCAAAGGATCTCGCCGCCCACGGCGCCAAGGTTATTGTCGCCGACATCAACCTTGAGGGCGCCGGGCGCGTGGCCGAGGAAATTACCAAGGCCGGTGGCGAGGCCGTAGCTTTCAGGATGGATTCCGCGTCCCGCGAAGACAATAGGAATGTCGTGGAGTTCGCCGTCGAGAAGTACGGCGCGCTCCACCTCGCGGTCAACAACGCCGGCATCGGAGGCAAGGCCAACAAGGTTGGCGAGATGGACCTGGACGACTGGGATCGGGTGATCGCCATCAACCTTTCCGGCGTCGCCTACGGCAACCGTTATCAGATCGAGCAGTTCCTCAAGCAGGACGATCCGTCCCAGACCGCGATCGTCAACATCGCCTCCATCCACGGCACCGTCGCCGCCCCGGGCAACTCCGCCTACACGGCAGCCAAGCACGGCGTCGTCGGCCTGACCAAGAACGCCGCCGCTGAATACGGGGACAAGGGCATCCGCGTGAACGCGGTCGGCCCCGGCTACATCAACACCCCGCTGCTGGCGAATCTGCCCCAGGAGCATTATGACGCGCTCGCCGCCAAGCACTCGCTCGGCCGCCTCGGCGAAGCCCAGGAGGTCGCGTCCCTGGTGCGCTACCTGCTCTCCGAGGACGCGTCGTTCATCACCGGCTCCTACCACCTGGTCGACGGAGGTTACACCGCCGTCTAG
- a CDS encoding PspA/IM30 family protein, whose protein sequence is MANPFSKGWKYLMASFDQKIDENADPKVQIQQAVEGAKKQHQEITKQAAAVLGNKRQLEMQMDRLVKSQADYQNRARQALSLADKAAAEGDQVKAAEFNNAAEVLASQLVAAEQELEQTRTLHAQAVQASEQAQEQQRQSEARLQQQLAEVDKLLAQADQAEMQKKSSEAMASIDTSMAPSENVPTLDSVRDKIERRYADALGQQELLGNTVNDRMAEVAAAGTDMKASARLDEIRAAMNADKAGELTDGKADAAIESGEKADTGDVQDAEVEGEAGAKDAKKDAK, encoded by the coding sequence ATGGCGAACCCGTTCAGCAAGGGCTGGAAGTACCTCATGGCATCTTTCGATCAGAAGATCGACGAGAACGCTGACCCGAAGGTCCAGATCCAGCAGGCCGTCGAAGGCGCGAAGAAACAGCACCAGGAGATTACGAAGCAGGCGGCGGCTGTCCTCGGCAACAAGAGGCAGCTGGAAATGCAGATGGACAGGCTGGTGAAATCCCAGGCCGATTATCAGAATCGGGCCCGCCAGGCGCTCAGCCTCGCCGACAAGGCTGCGGCCGAAGGCGATCAGGTGAAGGCGGCCGAGTTCAACAACGCGGCCGAGGTACTCGCCTCCCAGCTCGTCGCCGCCGAGCAGGAGCTCGAGCAGACCCGCACGCTCCATGCCCAGGCCGTGCAGGCCTCCGAACAGGCGCAGGAGCAGCAGCGGCAGTCCGAGGCCCGCCTGCAGCAGCAGCTCGCCGAGGTCGACAAGCTTCTCGCACAGGCCGATCAGGCGGAAATGCAGAAGAAATCCAGTGAAGCAATGGCCTCCATCGACACCTCCATGGCTCCGAGCGAGAACGTCCCGACCCTGGACTCCGTCCGAGACAAGATCGAGCGTCGTTACGCCGACGCGCTTGGCCAGCAGGAGCTGCTGGGTAATACGGTCAATGACCGCATGGCGGAGGTCGCCGCCGCCGGAACCGACATGAAGGCCAGCGCTCGTCTTGATGAGATCCGCGCCGCCATGAACGCGGACAAGGCTGGCGAGCTCACCGACGGCAAGGCCGACGCCGCCATCGAGTCGGGCGAGAAAGCCGACACCGGAGACGTCCAGGACGCCGAGGTTGAGGGCGAGGCCGGGGCAAAGGACGCCAAAAAGGACGCTAAGTAG
- the trxA gene encoding thioredoxin, which produces MATIDITEDTFETTVTGDGIVLVDAWADWCGPCKAFAPTYEKSSEAHEDVTFAKLDTEANEQLAAALQIQAIPTLMAFRDGIMVYRNAGAIPPAALEDLIGQVKALDMDEVRRQVAEQNAQADGQ; this is translated from the coding sequence ATGGCAACCATTGACATCACCGAGGACACTTTCGAGACCACCGTTACCGGCGACGGCATTGTTCTGGTCGACGCCTGGGCGGACTGGTGCGGCCCCTGCAAGGCTTTCGCCCCCACCTACGAGAAGTCCTCTGAGGCCCATGAGGACGTCACCTTCGCCAAGCTTGACACCGAGGCTAACGAGCAGCTCGCCGCCGCCCTGCAGATTCAAGCCATCCCGACCCTGATGGCCTTCCGTGACGGCATCATGGTCTACCGCAACGCCGGCGCCATCCCACCGGCCGCGCTGGAAGACCTCATCGGTCAGGTCAAGGCCCTCGACATGGATGAGGTTCGTCGCCAGGTCGCCGAGCAGAACGCTCAGGCGGACGGCCAGTAA
- a CDS encoding transporter, with product MTKTYQLTGPTDADSREKLVSELQDVQGVHDVDVFEEADSPNSLSIALSGLGFTDEQVDDAAGAAGYALKLS from the coding sequence ATGACGAAGACCTATCAGCTGACGGGTCCGACCGACGCCGATTCCCGCGAGAAGCTGGTGAGCGAGCTCCAGGATGTGCAGGGCGTCCACGACGTGGACGTCTTCGAGGAGGCGGATTCCCCGAACTCACTCTCCATCGCCCTGTCGGGGCTGGGCTTCACGGACGAGCAGGTGGATGACGCCGCGGGCGCGGCCGGCTATGCACTGAAACTCTCATAG
- a CDS encoding heavy-metal-associated domain-containing protein, with translation MAETRNYIVEGMTCGHCEMSVKEEISEIEGVTEVVADHATGAVVVTGENFSDEQVAEAVKEAGYTLV, from the coding sequence ATGGCAGAGACCAGGAACTACATTGTCGAGGGAATGACCTGCGGTCATTGCGAGATGTCCGTCAAGGAGGAGATTTCGGAGATCGAGGGAGTCACCGAGGTCGTCGCCGATCACGCCACCGGCGCTGTCGTAGTCACCGGCGAGAACTTCAGCGACGAACAGGTCGCCGAGGCCGTCAAGGAGGCCGGCTACACGCTGGTTTAA